The Paenibacillus spongiae nucleotide sequence GTTAGCCCCGTTATAGTAACCGAAATTCGTCCCCCCATGGAACATGTAGAAATTGACGGATGCGTCTTGATCCAGCATGTCCTGCAGCACCTGAGCGACATCTTGCGCACCGCGTGTGTGATGCTCCTCCCGCCAATGATCGAACCAGCCATTCCAGTATTCCATGCACATGACCGGCTTGTCCGGTTGATACTCGCGCAGTTTATCGAATGATTCCGCCGCCCGCGAACCGAAATTCACGGTCTCCAGCACGCCTGGCACCATACCGCCTTGCAGCATGGAATCATCCGGACCGTCGGATGTGAACAGCAGAACGTCAATTCCCCGTTTTTCCATTCCGGTCTTCAAATAGGTTAAATATTCGACATCATTCCCGTAGCTGCCATATTCGTTCTCGATTTGCATCGCAATAATCGGACCGCCATTCGTGATCTGCAGCGGCTTCAGCTTAGGCAGCAGCACATCGTAGTATGCATCTACTTTATCCAGGAAGGCTTGGTCCATGCAGCGAAGCCGAATATCCGAATTCGCCAGCAGCCAGCCCGGCATGCCGCCGAATTCCCACTCTGCGCATATATAAGGGCTTGGTCTGACAATGACATGCAGACCGAGCTCGCCAGCCGTTTCGATGAATCGGACGATGTCGGCCATCCCGTCGAATACGAATTGTCCTTCTTCCGGCTCATGCAAATTCCAAGGCACATAAGTTTCAACCGTATTGAATCCGCATGCTTTCAATTTCTGCAGACGGTCCTTCCAATACTCGGGTACGACGCGAAAATAATGAATGGCTCCCGATATCAATCGAATCGGATTCCCATTTAATACGAAGTTATTACCGGCAGTATCGAATGCTCGCAATCTCTTCAACCCCTGACTTCATAATGAATACTCAACAATTACATCGTAATGAAGGATGTGCCGGAGCTCAATGACCAAACCCGTCTTATATTTGACCTTTTTCGCCGAATCGGTAGTATTAGGAGAGTGAATCATCATTGCTTAAGAGCTGTTGAAGGGAATGTGAATCGATGGATGTATTATTGCGATTTCCCAATACGACAAACACCCTTCATATCATAGGGTGTCACTTTGGAATCAAGCCGCCTTCATGGCAGTACCCGAAACATCATCATCATCTGTTTGAGCTTCTGTGCTGCATGGAGGGCGAAATCAATGTTGACGTGAATCATTCGATATTAACGCTGCGCAAAGGGGATTGGCTGCTGATCAAATCGGGCGTTAAGCATGGCATGCACAACAGTGCCGGGCAGGATTTTGCCTTCTTCAATGTCCACTTCGACATCGATGACCAGGAGGCGAGAAAACGGCTTGGGAGCTCGCCCTGCAAGCATATTTCCGGTTCGAATACACAGCTGGACAAGCTCACCATGTATGTCCGGCAGATGGAACGATTAATCGGGCAAGGAATGCTGATTGGCGAGCAGATAACGACAGGAGAAGAACGATACATCGATATCTCCTTCGAAGATAAATTGTTCATCCAAGCGAACATTCTGCTCATTATACATGAAATGCTAAGCATGCTGCGCGATCCGAAGAAAGAACAGGATGCGAAGCCCGCCTTTCCGGCCAGCCGCGTATCCGCCTTCACCTTGGATCTGGCGCATCAGATCGAGGAGCAGCTGAATAAGCAGCAGTACTCCGATGCTTCAATCGCGCATGTCGCTCAGTCGCTCAACCTCAGTCTGAGCCAGTGCTCGAAAGTCTTTCAGCAGGTCTATGGCATTTCGCCGCGCAAATATGTAAGCCGGGTCAAGCTGGCCAAGGCGAAGGAGCTGCTGACGACGACCAACATGTCTGTCGGCGATATTGCAGACACGCTCGGCTTCCATTCGGTCAGCCACTTCTCCAGGCAATTCCGGCGGTGGACCCGGCAATCGCCGAATCAATATCGGGATATGGATTCGATCCCCCCGTTCATGAATTGACCGCCCACCACCATAAGAACGCGAATAGTCCCAAGCTGGCGGCAACCAGAACACTGTCGCGCCGCCGCCATCGCTCGGTCATTCGCAGTGCAGGGTAGCTTCGCCTGCCTACGCCCCGGCTTTCGAGCGCATTCGCTACTTGCTCGGCCAGGCGGAAGAGAGCCAGCATGAAAGGAATGGACGTGTCCCGCAGCCGTCCGGCCGCTCCCCGCCACGTCATACGCGTTACTTTCCCGCGGGCGACGGCAATGCGGGAGAACCGCTCCCATTCGGAGAGAAGCACGGGAACGAAGCGCAGCAGCAGCGTGACCGTCAATATGACTTGCTGTCCCCATAATGGCATGCGGCCGCGGAAAGTGAATAATTGCTCCAAGGATCGCCGCAGCCGCAGCGGCGTAATTGCAAGCGGCAAACCTAATCCGATCAGCATCGCAAGCCAAGGACGCGTGAACGTCTGCATTGCGTTCAGAAACGCTGCCCAGTTCCAAAAGGAGCCGTTTGCCTGTTTCCCCAGGCCTGCCATAATGGAGATAATGACGACGAATAGTCCCAGCGCCATGATCGGCCCCCGCCAGCGCCGGAGCGGAATGCGGCCAATAGTGATCGCAGCAGCGGTCAGGAGCACGCTCCAAGCGATGCCCGACCATGATTTCTGCAGAAACATCCCCGTGGAGAGCAAAATATAAGCGATCCATACCGAACGAGGGTCGAAAGCGGCAATCGGAGACGGCCGCATCCGCACAGACGCCAGATGGCGATCCCCAACATTCAGCTCTTGTGCCTCCGGTTGTGTAAGCGGTGGATAGATTGCTGTTCCAGTTTCCTTATTTCTGATAGGAATCGGGTCGGTGCCGAGCTCTGTCAGTGCAGCCGCTAGCTTGGCGGGATCCCACACGTCTTCGGCTGATACGCCCCGCCTCCACATCTCATGGGCGACGATGAGCCATTCCGGAACGTTCATCCCGGACTGTACGAGCAGGTCGGGATTAGCGACAATTTCGTTCCTGCGGCAGCGCCTCATAATCCCATCCGGACGCAAGAGCAGAACGGTATCGGCTAATGCAAGCGCCCAATCGGTATCATGCGAGATGAGCAGTACGCCCTGCCCGGCTGCCTTGCAATCGTTCAATTGGATCCCTAGAAGCTCATGACCTGCTGCATCCAATCCGGCTGTCGGCTCATCAAGCAGCAGCCACGCGGCAGGCGCTGCGAACAGACAGGCAAGCGCCGCCCGCCTGCGTTCGCCGCCGCTCATCTGGTATGGGTCGCGCTGCAGCCAAGAACGATCCCATCCGACCGCGGAAAGCGCTTGGTCGATTCGCTGCTCCTTCGCTGGCCCGGACAGCCAGTATGATTTCAATACATATTCAAGCTCGGTTTCCACGGAACGGGCGAACAGCTGCTCCTCAGGCGATTGGCAGGCGTAGCTGTAGGAGCGCAGCGCTGCCGAATTTCTTCTTCTCTTGCGTGCTTCATCCCCGGTCCACAGCTTCTCCTCGCCGAAGGAAATTTGCAAATTCCCTTCATCTCTAAGCCCAGCCGCGATTTCCATGAAGCGCGTTTTCCCCGCTCCGTTCGGTCCCATCAATACCGTTATTTCGCCTTGCTGCAGCTGCAGCTTTCCATCCGCCCCTTGCTGGCCCTGTATCGTCAATGGCATAAGATGCGAATTCATCATTTATCCAGTACCTCCCGCCACTCGCCGGCTGACAAGGGGATCGGAGGCTCGATCACGCCTTGACGATGGAGCTGTGCTCCAAGAGAGGCTAAGTATGGCAATCGAAGACCGCAGCGTTCGCATGGCGACGGCTCATGAACGTCATGACCGGTATCTCCATGCAGAAACCCGCGAACCGTTCCGTCATAGCGAATCACCCCTCCGGATAAGGCAGCGACGCGCGAAGATGGCTCTAGCTCATGAAGCCGCTGCGTTACCCAGACGACTGCCGTCCCTTGACCGTGCAGCGACCGGGCCAACTGGTGAACGATATGGCTGGACCGGTCGTCGAGCATTGAAGTTGCTTCATCAAAGACGATTAATGGCGCTTCCCCGGCAGCAGCTGCTGCCACAGCCGCAAGCTGACGCTGTCCGCCGGACAACCGGTCCCAAGTATAGTCTGCGAATGCAAGAAGGCCGGTTTCCTCCAAAATACGTTCCGTATTCGGTAGAATGGCATCCGCCGGCAGCCCAAGCCATTCCAAAGCAAAATGGATTTCTTCGCGCGGCGTTTCCCCGAACAGCTGCGCTTCCGGCTGCTGCATGACATACGGAGAGGGCATGTCTCCGGCAAATCCCCGGCACCGCTCTCCATTAACGCCCTCAATTGTTAACCCCGCTAACAATCGGGCCAGCGTCGTTTTGCCGCTCCCGTTGACCCCCGCCAAGTACAACCATTCTCCAGCTTGCAAAGTTATGTTAATGGGCCCCAAGATTCGCTTGGTAGCTTCAGAATTCCCATATATCGATAAATCCGTCAATCTCAGCGGTTCTGATAATCGTGGTTCCGTCACGAAATTCCCTCTTCCCAACCTGATAATCCCATGATAAAATGATTTATTGTTAACCATGAACGCAAATATAGGTTAACATTCAAGGAGAGATTTGACAATGCCTACACCATCAACTCAATCATCGAGCGCAGCATCAACGGCTGCAGCCCATCCCGTTTCATGGATACGGGGAATTGTCTTTACCGCTTTGTTCGCCGCTCTGTTCATTGCGTTCAGCTCCATTCAGATTCCGTTATGGTTCACGCCGATTCCGATTACGCTGCAGACCTTTGCCGTAATGATCGCCGGCGGCCTGCTGGGAGCCCGATACGGCTTCTGGAGCATCGCCGTCGTTGTTCTCTTGACTGCTACGGGCTTGCCGCTGCTTCACGGCAATGGCGGATTGTCCTA carries:
- a CDS encoding AraC family transcriptional regulator produces the protein MDVLLRFPNTTNTLHIIGCHFGIKPPSWQYPKHHHHLFELLCCMEGEINVDVNHSILTLRKGDWLLIKSGVKHGMHNSAGQDFAFFNVHFDIDDQEARKRLGSSPCKHISGSNTQLDKLTMYVRQMERLIGQGMLIGEQITTGEERYIDISFEDKLFIQANILLIIHEMLSMLRDPKKEQDAKPAFPASRVSAFTLDLAHQIEEQLNKQQYSDASIAHVAQSLNLSLSQCSKVFQQVYGISPRKYVSRVKLAKAKELLTTTNMSVGDIADTLGFHSVSHFSRQFRRWTRQSPNQYRDMDSIPPFMN
- a CDS encoding ATP-binding cassette domain-containing protein codes for the protein MMNSHLMPLTIQGQQGADGKLQLQQGEITVLMGPNGAGKTRFMEIAAGLRDEGNLQISFGEEKLWTGDEARKRRRNSAALRSYSYACQSPEEQLFARSVETELEYVLKSYWLSGPAKEQRIDQALSAVGWDRSWLQRDPYQMSGGERRRAALACLFAAPAAWLLLDEPTAGLDAAGHELLGIQLNDCKAAGQGVLLISHDTDWALALADTVLLLRPDGIMRRCRRNEIVANPDLLVQSGMNVPEWLIVAHEMWRRGVSAEDVWDPAKLAAALTELGTDPIPIRNKETGTAIYPPLTQPEAQELNVGDRHLASVRMRPSPIAAFDPRSVWIAYILLSTGMFLQKSWSGIAWSVLLTAAAITIGRIPLRRWRGPIMALGLFVVIISIMAGLGKQANGSFWNWAAFLNAMQTFTRPWLAMLIGLGLPLAITPLRLRRSLEQLFTFRGRMPLWGQQVILTVTLLLRFVPVLLSEWERFSRIAVARGKVTRMTWRGAAGRLRDTSIPFMLALFRLAEQVANALESRGVGRRSYPALRMTERWRRRDSVLVAASLGLFAFLWWWAVNS
- a CDS encoding ATP-binding cassette domain-containing protein, yielding MAGVNGSGKTTLARLLAGLTIEGVNGERCRGFAGDMPSPYVMQQPEAQLFGETPREEIHFALEWLGLPADAILPNTERILEETGLLAFADYTWDRLSGGQRQLAAVAAAAAGEAPLIVFDEATSMLDDRSSHIVHQLARSLHGQGTAVVWVTQRLHELEPSSRVAALSGGVIRYDGTVRGFLHGDTGHDVHEPSPCERCGLRLPYLASLGAQLHRQGVIEPPIPLSAGEWREVLDK